The following coding sequences are from one Bradyrhizobium sp. 200 window:
- a CDS encoding DMT family transporter has translation MTSSASRERLGLLLGFIGMVIFGGTLPATRIAVAEIDPIALTSLRTVIAGLCSLVLLLVLRRPLPPRALWPQLVIAMLCVAILFPLLMSLGMQRVDASHGGVVLGVLPIATALVAVAITHERPRPLFWIASVAGAALVIMFALRQGGGALATGDLFLFASVAVAAVGYAFSGRLTSQMPGWEVISWVLVIALPLSIPAAALTMPADISYIALKPWLGLLYVALFSQWIGFFAWNAGLAMGGIARVSQIQLLQPFVTFALAAFFNDETITLQILLFAAAVVVTVAISTRTRAKPAPALPQRDREPPQLAAS, from the coding sequence ATGACTTCCTCTGCGTCACGCGAGCGTCTCGGTCTGCTGCTGGGCTTCATCGGCATGGTGATCTTCGGCGGCACGCTGCCGGCGACGCGGATTGCGGTCGCGGAAATTGATCCGATTGCACTGACCTCGCTGCGCACCGTGATCGCCGGGTTATGCTCGCTGGTGCTCCTTCTGGTGTTGCGCCGCCCGCTGCCGCCGCGCGCGCTGTGGCCGCAACTCGTGATCGCCATGCTCTGCGTCGCCATCCTGTTTCCGCTCCTGATGTCGCTCGGGATGCAGAGGGTCGACGCTTCGCATGGCGGCGTGGTGCTGGGCGTGCTGCCGATCGCCACCGCGCTCGTCGCCGTCGCTATCACCCATGAGCGGCCGAGGCCGCTGTTCTGGATCGCTTCCGTTGCCGGCGCCGCGCTGGTGATCATGTTTGCATTGCGTCAAGGCGGCGGTGCGCTCGCAACCGGCGATCTGTTTCTGTTCGCTTCCGTCGCCGTCGCCGCGGTCGGCTACGCATTCTCCGGCCGGCTAACCTCGCAGATGCCCGGCTGGGAAGTCATAAGCTGGGTGCTGGTCATCGCACTGCCGCTCTCGATTCCCGCAGCCGCGCTGACCATGCCTGCGGATATCTCCTACATCGCGTTGAAGCCATGGCTCGGGCTGCTCTATGTCGCGCTGTTCTCGCAATGGATCGGGTTCTTTGCATGGAATGCGGGGCTGGCGATGGGCGGCATCGCGCGGGTGTCGCAGATCCAATTGCTGCAACCCTTCGTCACCTTTGCGCTCGCGGCGTTCTTCAACGACGAGACCATCACGCTGCAAATCCTGCTGTTCGCCGCCGCCGTCGTGGTGACGGTGGCGATCTCGACGCGCACGCGCGCAAAGCCGGCGCCCGCGCTGCCGCAACGCGATCGCGAGCCGCCTCAGTTGGCCGCGTCCTGA
- a CDS encoding sulfite exporter TauE/SafE family protein → MDLATYAILIAGALAGGFVSGLAGFGTALMALGIWLYILPPAIAVPLVLICSVSSQISTLPSMWKLLDFKLALPFVAGGLLGMPIGALLVARADPQVFKLSVGVMLLVFPAALYFIRKPMAFSFGGRFADACVGFAGGILGGLAGLSGPLPTLWASIRGWTKDQRRGVFQIFNGSVLGAALILQAASGFVKLNVFWLALLAMPGTLIGARLGMRTYHALNDRNFYDVVLALLFLSGLGLVWSSIAPR, encoded by the coding sequence GTGGACTTAGCCACCTACGCGATCCTTATTGCCGGCGCGCTCGCCGGTGGTTTCGTGTCCGGACTTGCCGGCTTCGGCACGGCGCTGATGGCGCTGGGGATCTGGCTTTATATACTGCCGCCCGCGATTGCCGTGCCGCTAGTCCTGATCTGTTCGGTGAGCTCGCAGATCTCGACATTGCCGTCGATGTGGAAGCTGCTCGACTTCAAGCTGGCCTTGCCGTTCGTGGCCGGCGGACTCCTCGGCATGCCGATCGGGGCGCTCCTGGTCGCGCGCGCCGACCCGCAAGTTTTCAAGCTCAGCGTCGGCGTGATGCTGCTGGTGTTTCCAGCCGCGCTCTATTTCATCCGCAAGCCGATGGCCTTCAGTTTCGGCGGCCGCTTCGCCGACGCCTGCGTCGGATTTGCCGGCGGCATTCTCGGCGGCCTTGCCGGGCTGTCGGGCCCGCTTCCGACCCTGTGGGCCAGCATACGCGGCTGGACCAAGGATCAGCGCCGCGGCGTTTTCCAGATCTTCAACGGCAGCGTGCTCGGCGCCGCACTGATCCTGCAAGCCGCCAGCGGTTTCGTGAAGCTGAACGTCTTCTGGCTCGCGCTACTCGCGATGCCCGGCACGCTGATCGGCGCCCGCCTCGGCATGCGCACGTACCACGCCTTGAACGACCGAAACTTCTACGACGTCGTGCTGGCGCTGCTGTTTCTGTCGGGGCTCGGATTGGTGTGGAGCAGCATTGCTCCGAGATAG
- a CDS encoding alpha/beta hydrolase, producing MSTTSSKTFLVCHGAWSAGWAWKKMHPLMQAAGHRLVTPTYTGLGERAHLAHPGIDLDAHIEDMLNVIEYEDLRDIVLIGHSYGGMVATGVADRARDKVKQLIYVDAFVPNDGQSLLDLYEVERPRMQQLSKTGDGWRVPPNPTPPDTSPADVEWLTARRVDMPIKCFETRLKMHGGALTLPRSYIYATRITPADTFGPFARMTKNDPAWSYYEIDASHSPNVTAPEALMALLEQIVA from the coding sequence ATGAGCACAACCTCTTCGAAAACCTTTCTCGTCTGTCACGGTGCGTGGTCCGCGGGCTGGGCGTGGAAGAAGATGCACCCGCTGATGCAGGCGGCCGGGCATCGTTTGGTCACCCCGACCTACACGGGTCTTGGCGAGCGCGCCCATCTGGCGCATCCGGGAATCGATCTCGACGCGCATATCGAGGACATGCTCAACGTCATCGAGTATGAAGATCTGCGCGACATCGTGCTGATCGGCCACAGCTATGGCGGCATGGTTGCCACCGGCGTGGCCGACCGCGCGCGCGACAAGGTCAAGCAGTTGATATACGTCGATGCCTTTGTGCCCAACGACGGACAGTCGTTGCTCGATTTGTACGAGGTGGAGCGGCCGCGGATGCAGCAACTTTCGAAGACCGGCGACGGCTGGCGCGTGCCGCCGAACCCGACGCCGCCGGATACGTCGCCTGCCGACGTCGAATGGCTGACCGCGCGCCGCGTCGACATGCCGATCAAATGTTTCGAGACCAGGCTTAAGATGCACGGCGGCGCGCTGACCCTGCCGCGAAGCTACATCTACGCCACGCGCATCACGCCGGCCGATACGTTCGGGCCGTTCGCCAGGATGACGAAGAACGATCCCGCCTGGAGCTATTACGAGATCGACGCCAGCCATTCGCCGAACGTCACGGCGCCGGAGGCGTTGATGGCGTTGCTGGAGCAGATTGTCGCGTAG
- a CDS encoding PAS domain S-box protein, with protein sequence MNIPAGLGEALLRSASDAIIATDRDGRITFWNPGAERIFGFPAAEAVGQSLDLIIPENLRARHWSGFRHTMETGTSRYGQGDLLSVPGLTRDGQRISVEFTIVLLRNGAQETTGTVAVMRDVTKRFEEVRELKRRLAGAGRQS encoded by the coding sequence ATGAACATTCCCGCCGGTCTTGGTGAAGCCCTGCTGCGCAGCGCCTCCGACGCGATCATCGCCACCGATCGCGACGGACGCATCACATTCTGGAATCCCGGCGCGGAGCGGATCTTCGGCTTCCCGGCCGCGGAGGCCGTCGGCCAGTCGCTCGACCTGATCATTCCCGAAAACCTGCGCGCGCGGCATTGGAGCGGATTTCGCCACACGATGGAGACGGGAACGAGCCGCTATGGCCAGGGCGACCTGTTGTCGGTACCCGGCCTGACCAGGGACGGCCAGCGGATCTCAGTCGAGTTCACCATCGTGTTGCTGCGAAATGGTGCGCAGGAGACCACGGGCACCGTGGCGGTGATGCGCGACGTGACCAAGCGCTTTGAGGAAGTGAGGGAATTGAAACGGCGGCTCGCCGGGGCGGGCAGGCAGTCCTGA
- a CDS encoding YciI family protein, which yields MQYLLLIYRNDAEYGKMGPAERKQMSAEYGAFTQSIIQSGHFKAGDGLQPTTTATTVRVRDGKTLTTDGPFAETREQLGGYYLVEAKDLDTALGIAARIPGAKTGSIEVRPVMIYD from the coding sequence ATGCAGTACCTGCTGTTGATCTATCGGAACGATGCCGAATACGGCAAAATGGGCCCTGCCGAGCGGAAGCAGATGAGCGCGGAGTATGGCGCATTCACCCAGTCCATCATCCAGAGCGGCCATTTCAAGGCCGGCGACGGCTTGCAGCCGACGACGACGGCGACCACGGTGCGCGTCCGCGACGGCAAGACACTGACGACGGACGGTCCGTTCGCTGAGACGCGCGAGCAGCTTGGCGGCTATTATCTGGTCGAGGCCAAGGATCTCGACACCGCGCTGGGGATCGCCGCACGCATCCCCGGCGCCAAGACCGGTTCGATCGAGGTGCGGCCGGTTATGATTTATGATTGA